The following coding sequences are from one Microbacterium wangchenii window:
- a CDS encoding CGNR zinc finger domain-containing protein produces MTDQTSAVVEALPLPLLIRIVNEYGDAPRSAAGESASPYPPADALGQEDTAFWAHRAAPQEKVLVETANLLHPVFAAASGGECADRLNTVIAEAGLTPAMTAREWDVREQWRTCRPGRTLLAAATLALLHHLRSDPDVSRLGTCLGDACVDVFVDSSPGRRRQYCSLTCQNRARTRAYRARRAAASRSAQ; encoded by the coding sequence ATGACCGACCAGACCTCCGCGGTGGTGGAGGCGCTCCCCCTCCCCCTGCTGATACGGATCGTGAACGAGTACGGCGACGCGCCGCGCTCGGCAGCGGGCGAATCCGCGTCTCCCTACCCTCCTGCCGACGCGCTCGGCCAGGAGGACACCGCCTTCTGGGCGCACCGCGCAGCGCCGCAGGAGAAGGTCTTGGTGGAGACGGCCAATCTCCTCCACCCGGTCTTCGCCGCAGCATCCGGCGGCGAGTGCGCCGATCGACTCAACACGGTGATCGCCGAGGCGGGACTGACCCCGGCAATGACGGCGCGGGAATGGGACGTGCGCGAGCAGTGGCGCACCTGCCGCCCTGGGCGCACGCTGCTGGCGGCCGCCACGCTCGCGCTCCTCCATCACCTGCGCAGCGATCCCGACGTCAGCCGCCTGGGCACGTGCCTGGGCGATGCGTGCGTCGACGTCTTCGTCGATTCCTCCCCCGGACGCCGGCGGCAGTACTGCTCGCTGACGTGCCAGAACCGCGCCCGCACGCGCGCGTACCGCGCCAGGCGCGCCGCCGCATCGCGTTCTGCGCAGTGA
- a CDS encoding EamA family transporter: protein MSLGILLGLASAVAYCASDFVGGLGSRRYTTWQVVLVGQSAGAVVMAAAGALLPGSPVPADFAWAVVAGVGSAAGSIFLYRGLARGRMGLVAPISALGAAILPVLAGAILGERPGWLAWAGMIVALPGIWLVARDASAQPSAMRGALVDGTLAGVGFGVLFVALAQISDDAGLAPLALNQLTGAVLTVVTAATLRQVWRPAVGVLGWGSAAGVLGASGTLAFFIASGTTGLGIAGVLASLYPAVTVLLAAGFLRERVAPSQRVGIVVCILAVAAMAFG, encoded by the coding sequence ATGAGCCTCGGCATCCTCCTCGGCCTCGCCTCCGCCGTGGCGTACTGCGCCTCGGATTTCGTCGGCGGGCTCGGCTCACGCCGGTACACCACGTGGCAGGTCGTCCTGGTGGGGCAGAGCGCCGGCGCGGTGGTGATGGCCGCGGCCGGGGCGCTGCTGCCGGGCAGCCCGGTGCCGGCGGACTTCGCGTGGGCGGTCGTGGCCGGGGTGGGGTCGGCGGCGGGCAGCATCTTCCTGTACCGCGGCCTCGCACGCGGCCGGATGGGGCTGGTGGCTCCCATCTCGGCGCTGGGCGCGGCGATCCTTCCCGTGCTGGCCGGCGCCATCCTCGGGGAGCGGCCGGGATGGCTGGCCTGGGCGGGGATGATCGTGGCGTTGCCGGGAATCTGGCTGGTCGCCCGCGATGCCTCCGCGCAGCCCTCGGCGATGCGGGGTGCCCTGGTCGACGGCACGCTGGCGGGCGTCGGCTTCGGAGTCCTCTTCGTCGCGCTGGCGCAGATCTCCGATGACGCCGGCCTGGCGCCCCTCGCCCTCAATCAGCTGACCGGCGCGGTCCTCACCGTCGTGACGGCGGCCACCCTGAGACAGGTGTGGCGCCCTGCGGTCGGAGTGCTGGGGTGGGGGAGCGCTGCCGGTGTGCTCGGCGCCTCCGGCACCCTCGCCTTCTTCATCGCCAGCGGCACGACCGGACTGGGCATCGCGGGAGTGCTCGCTTCCCTGTACCCCGCCGTCACCGTCCTGCTGGCCGCCGGATTCCTGAGGGAACGGGTCGCGCCCAGTCAGCGAGTCGGCATCGTCGTCTGCATCCTCGCCGTCGCCGCCATGGCGTTCGGCTGA
- a CDS encoding NAD(P)-binding domain-containing protein — protein MAQLRAFESARHTGREMPEIVCFEKQADWGGQWNFTWRTGMDAHGEPVHSSMYRNLWSNGPKEALEFAEYTFDEHFGRPISSYPPRAVLWDYINGRVEKSDVKQYVRFNTVVRWVQYNEDTNTFSVTVHDMAANRTETSEFDYVVVGSGHFSYPNVPEFAGIETFPGSLRHAHDFRGAEALADKDVLLIGASYSAEDIGVQAYKMGARSVTFSYRTQPMGFDWPKGMREVPLVERFEGSTVHFSDGTSGEFDAVVLCTGYLHHYPFLPSDLALDSPNCLYPDGLYRGVVSEANDRLFYLGAQDQWFTFNMFDAQAWFVRDVILGDFELPGPQARWQDMDAWRRRFSELNGPADEIRFQADYIRDLIELTDYPMFDLDEVVRIFLAWKHDKQVNILGYRDAVYPSVMTGTMAAVHHTPWLAELDDSLERYLSEPEPDDVDGLVDSPGSVDAA, from the coding sequence ATGGCACAGCTTCGGGCTTTCGAGTCCGCTCGACACACCGGCCGGGAGATGCCCGAGATCGTGTGCTTCGAGAAGCAAGCCGATTGGGGCGGGCAGTGGAACTTCACGTGGCGCACCGGCATGGATGCGCACGGTGAGCCGGTGCACTCGAGCATGTACCGCAACCTGTGGTCCAACGGGCCGAAGGAGGCGCTGGAGTTCGCCGAGTACACCTTCGACGAGCACTTCGGGCGTCCGATCTCGTCGTACCCACCGCGCGCCGTGCTGTGGGATTACATCAACGGCCGCGTCGAGAAGAGTGACGTCAAGCAGTACGTGCGCTTCAACACCGTCGTGCGCTGGGTCCAGTACAACGAGGACACGAACACCTTCAGCGTGACGGTCCACGACATGGCCGCCAATCGGACCGAGACCAGCGAGTTCGACTACGTCGTGGTCGGCAGCGGACACTTCAGCTACCCGAACGTGCCCGAGTTCGCCGGCATCGAGACCTTCCCCGGGAGCCTCCGCCACGCGCACGACTTCCGCGGGGCGGAGGCCCTCGCCGACAAGGATGTCCTGCTGATCGGCGCGAGCTACTCCGCCGAAGACATCGGCGTGCAGGCGTACAAGATGGGCGCGCGCTCGGTCACCTTCAGCTACCGCACCCAGCCGATGGGATTCGACTGGCCCAAGGGCATGCGGGAGGTGCCGCTCGTCGAGCGCTTCGAAGGATCCACCGTGCACTTCAGCGACGGGACCAGCGGCGAGTTCGACGCCGTCGTGCTGTGCACCGGTTATCTGCACCACTACCCGTTCCTGCCCTCGGACCTCGCGCTGGATTCGCCCAACTGCCTCTACCCCGACGGCCTGTACCGCGGCGTGGTCTCCGAGGCCAACGACCGGCTGTTCTACCTGGGCGCGCAGGACCAGTGGTTCACCTTCAACATGTTCGACGCGCAGGCGTGGTTCGTCCGCGACGTCATCCTGGGTGATTTCGAGCTCCCCGGCCCGCAGGCGCGTTGGCAGGACATGGATGCGTGGCGCCGGCGGTTCAGCGAACTCAACGGACCGGCCGACGAGATCAGGTTCCAGGCCGACTACATCCGCGACCTGATCGAACTGACCGACTATCCGATGTTCGACCTCGACGAGGTCGTGCGGATCTTCCTGGCCTGGAAGCACGACAAGCAGGTGAACATCCTCGGGTACCGCGATGCCGTCTATCCGTCCGTGATGACGGGAACGATGGCCGCTGTGCACCACACCCCGTGGCTGGCCGAACTGGACGACAGCCTCGAGCGCTACCTGTCCGAACCGGAGCCGGACGACGTCGACGGCCTCGTCGACTCGCCCGGTTCGGTCGACGCGGCGTAG
- a CDS encoding MBL fold metallo-hydrolase — protein MLTQIADGVFVSESGFLQSNSVVVEGRDGVLVVDPGLTDDEMTQLADDIRGMGQRIVAGFATHPDWDHVLWHPALGDAPRYGTALCAATMAELLAQPDWPAQVAAGLPPEYADQIPLELFGAITALPRGAERIPWEGPAIRIIEHRAHARGHAALLVEEGGVLIAGDMLSDILMPFVDVDADQPLEDYLAALGLFEEVAEKVGAVVPGHGSVASGDRLRGRIAQDRAYVEALRAGDLPVDARVGEAAPVPWLADMPRWQLQRLAERADRPPQDHAGS, from the coding sequence ATGCTGACGCAGATCGCCGACGGCGTCTTCGTCTCCGAGAGCGGGTTCCTCCAGAGCAACTCCGTGGTCGTTGAGGGCCGGGACGGTGTGCTCGTGGTCGATCCGGGGCTCACGGACGACGAGATGACGCAGCTCGCCGACGACATCCGCGGGATGGGACAGCGGATCGTCGCCGGGTTCGCCACGCACCCCGACTGGGATCACGTGCTGTGGCACCCCGCGCTGGGCGACGCACCGCGATACGGCACGGCGCTGTGTGCCGCCACGATGGCGGAGCTGCTCGCACAGCCGGACTGGCCGGCGCAGGTGGCTGCCGGCCTGCCGCCGGAGTACGCGGATCAGATCCCGCTCGAGCTGTTCGGAGCGATCACCGCGCTGCCCCGGGGTGCCGAACGCATTCCGTGGGAGGGCCCCGCGATCCGGATCATCGAGCACCGGGCGCACGCCAGAGGTCACGCGGCGCTGCTGGTGGAGGAGGGCGGCGTTCTGATCGCGGGCGACATGCTCTCCGACATCCTGATGCCGTTCGTCGACGTGGATGCCGATCAGCCGCTGGAGGACTACCTCGCGGCGCTCGGGCTGTTCGAGGAGGTGGCCGAAAAGGTGGGAGCCGTCGTTCCCGGCCACGGATCGGTGGCCTCCGGGGACCGGCTGCGCGGCCGGATCGCACAGGATCGTGCCTATGTGGAGGCGCTGCGCGCCGGCGATCTCCCGGTCGATGCGCGGGTGGGAGAGGCGGCGCCAGTTCCCTGGCTCGCGGACATGCCTCGCTGGCAACTGCAGCGCCTCGCCGAGCGCGCCGATCGGCCGCCGCAGGATCACGCCGGATCCTGA
- a CDS encoding VOC family protein, which produces MPIETTTHLNLHGEARAALEFYQSVFGGHLTIATYRDVGMPADAPGAENVVFGSLQSEDGFRIMAYDIPGPATRATGGATRRENGVTVTDQPFFVSVRGDTLDEVKGYWDALSAGASIVEPLAASAWSPGFGMLTDTFGVTWILDVAAADRAE; this is translated from the coding sequence ATGCCCATCGAGACCACCACCCACCTCAATCTCCACGGCGAGGCCCGCGCGGCCCTGGAGTTCTACCAGTCCGTCTTCGGCGGTCACCTCACGATCGCCACCTACCGCGACGTCGGTATGCCCGCCGATGCGCCCGGCGCCGAGAACGTCGTGTTCGGCAGCCTGCAGAGCGAAGACGGCTTCCGGATCATGGCGTATGACATCCCGGGGCCTGCCACGCGAGCCACCGGGGGCGCCACCCGCCGGGAGAACGGCGTCACCGTCACCGACCAGCCGTTTTTCGTCTCCGTGCGCGGCGACACCCTGGACGAGGTGAAGGGCTACTGGGACGCGCTGTCCGCCGGCGCCTCGATCGTCGAACCGCTCGCGGCCTCGGCGTGGAGCCCCGGCTTCGGCATGCTCACCGACACCTTCGGCGTGACGTGGATCCTCGACGTCGCTGCGGCGGACCGCGCGGAGTAG
- a CDS encoding ester cyclase, whose amino-acid sequence MESWQMREWYADYLDAANRHDLEAIRSFVQPAVRRAHLPGGADAWVEEMVDLFHAFPDWRWRRIQLLVEDDRLAVHLRGSGTHLGVFRGVAPTRRHVNVAEFVIYRVADGRIAEASGSDVRAEILAQLAA is encoded by the coding sequence GTGGAGTCGTGGCAGATGCGGGAGTGGTACGCCGACTACCTCGACGCCGCCAACCGGCACGACCTGGAGGCGATCCGCTCGTTCGTGCAGCCCGCTGTCCGTCGCGCGCACCTCCCCGGCGGAGCGGATGCGTGGGTGGAGGAGATGGTCGACCTCTTCCATGCGTTTCCGGACTGGCGGTGGCGGCGCATCCAGCTCCTGGTCGAGGACGATCGACTGGCCGTTCACCTGCGGGGGAGTGGCACGCATCTCGGCGTCTTCCGCGGGGTGGCCCCCACGCGCCGGCACGTCAACGTGGCGGAGTTCGTCATCTATCGCGTGGCGGATGGGCGCATCGCCGAGGCGTCCGGATCGGATGTGAGGGCCGAGATCCTCGCCCAGCTCGCCGCGTAG
- a CDS encoding LysE family translocator codes for MILDIPVAVYLAFLAATLLIAVVPGPDHVYLGAVALRDGRRAGTVAASGMAVSMTVHTLVAVTGLGALLTAAPAALVIIRLLGAAYLIHLGIGALRAADAADAPAPASTGRNFWRAMVVNLTNPKIVIFFLAFLPQFVDGGVGNPALQLLTLGLTFVVIGFVVDTVYASLGGLLGHFLAGRGTKARVLSVISGCVYLTLAALVLVTVVADVVSGAVGG; via the coding sequence ATGATCCTGGACATCCCGGTGGCGGTGTACCTCGCCTTCCTCGCCGCGACGCTGCTCATCGCGGTGGTCCCCGGTCCCGACCATGTGTACCTGGGCGCCGTGGCCCTCCGCGACGGACGACGGGCGGGGACGGTGGCGGCATCCGGGATGGCGGTGTCGATGACCGTGCACACCCTCGTCGCCGTGACGGGCTTGGGCGCGCTCCTCACGGCCGCCCCCGCGGCCCTCGTGATCATCCGCCTGCTCGGTGCGGCCTACCTCATCCACCTCGGGATCGGCGCGCTGCGCGCTGCCGACGCCGCCGACGCCCCGGCTCCCGCATCCACCGGCCGGAACTTCTGGCGCGCGATGGTGGTCAACCTCACCAACCCCAAGATCGTCATCTTCTTCCTCGCCTTCCTTCCCCAGTTCGTCGATGGCGGCGTCGGCAACCCCGCCTTGCAACTGCTGACCCTCGGTCTGACGTTCGTCGTGATCGGGTTCGTGGTCGATACCGTGTACGCGTCGCTGGGTGGGCTGCTCGGACACTTCCTGGCTGGACGGGGCACCAAGGCGCGCGTCCTGTCCGTGATCAGCGGATGCGTCTACCTCACCCTGGCCGCCCTGGTGCTCGTGACCGTCGTCGCCGATGTCGTATCCGGAGCGGTCGGAGGGTGA
- a CDS encoding PLP-dependent aminotransferase family protein translates to MTVEWARGGPDLLVLLDRDAGGLGSQIQDHLRAAIRERRLVSGERLPSTRRLAALLGVARGTVVEAYEQLLAEGYVLSTVGSGTRVAAIPPSEEVSGHAPEPVSAVSPRPIDFEYGIPDLRTVPLSDWSWAVSKATQTLPTAALGDDDPAGWRHLRDVVSAYHRRVRAGSATTDDTVIVAGFRQGLTFALATLARRGIHRIALEDPGPRDHDVIAQRAGLEAVPVPVDAEGLDVGRLRDSGARAVLLTPAHQCPTGVALGPSRRRDLMAWAEEVDGVILEDDYDAEFRYDRQPVGSLQGLNPRRVIAFGSVSKTLAPALRLGWVLAPPQWRDGIIEEKQLTSRGAPSLDQEALALLMETGRFDRHLRRAREVYRARRDVLAAEVDRAFEPGRLTGLAAGCHAVLQLPAGADERAVSATAATLGVVVNTLGRYRFSAEGRPAEPLAPALVIGFGNVDEARIRDGVRILAAAAGVQP, encoded by the coding sequence ATGACAGTGGAGTGGGCGCGCGGCGGTCCGGATCTTCTGGTGCTCCTCGACCGCGACGCGGGCGGCCTCGGCAGCCAGATCCAGGATCACCTTCGGGCCGCCATCCGTGAGCGGCGACTCGTTTCCGGCGAACGACTGCCCTCGACTCGGCGCCTGGCAGCCCTGCTCGGAGTCGCCCGCGGCACCGTCGTCGAGGCGTACGAGCAGCTCCTCGCCGAGGGCTACGTCCTCTCGACGGTCGGTTCCGGCACCCGGGTGGCGGCGATACCGCCGTCGGAAGAGGTGAGCGGGCACGCTCCCGAACCGGTGTCGGCCGTGTCACCTCGACCGATCGACTTCGAGTACGGCATCCCCGACCTGCGCACAGTGCCCCTGTCGGATTGGAGCTGGGCTGTGTCGAAGGCGACCCAGACGCTCCCGACGGCTGCGCTCGGCGACGACGACCCGGCCGGATGGCGACACCTCCGCGACGTCGTCTCCGCCTACCATCGCCGCGTCCGAGCCGGAAGCGCCACCACCGACGACACCGTCATCGTCGCGGGCTTCCGGCAGGGCTTGACGTTCGCGCTCGCGACGCTGGCCCGGCGTGGCATCCACCGGATCGCGCTGGAGGATCCGGGGCCGCGCGACCACGACGTCATCGCACAGCGGGCGGGTCTGGAGGCGGTGCCGGTTCCCGTCGACGCGGAGGGGCTGGATGTGGGCCGCCTGCGCGACAGCGGCGCACGCGCCGTGCTGCTGACGCCGGCACACCAATGCCCGACCGGCGTCGCCCTCGGGCCGTCGCGACGGCGCGACCTCATGGCGTGGGCGGAAGAGGTCGACGGGGTGATCCTGGAGGACGATTACGACGCGGAGTTCCGATACGACCGGCAACCCGTCGGGTCGTTGCAGGGACTGAACCCTCGCCGGGTCATCGCGTTCGGCTCGGTCAGCAAGACCCTCGCGCCGGCGCTCCGACTGGGATGGGTGCTCGCGCCGCCGCAGTGGCGCGACGGGATCATCGAGGAGAAGCAACTCACCAGTCGCGGAGCCCCGAGCCTGGACCAGGAAGCGCTCGCGCTCCTGATGGAGACGGGACGGTTCGATCGCCATCTGCGGCGCGCACGGGAGGTGTATCGGGCCCGCCGCGACGTCTTGGCCGCGGAAGTGGATCGCGCCTTCGAGCCGGGCCGGCTCACCGGACTGGCCGCCGGATGCCACGCCGTCCTGCAGCTTCCCGCCGGGGCGGACGAGCGGGCCGTGTCCGCGACCGCCGCAACTCTGGGCGTTGTGGTCAACACGCTCGGCCGATACCGGTTCTCGGCAGAGGGTCGACCGGCGGAGCCCCTCGCGCCGGCACTCGTGATCGGCTTCGGCAACGTCGACGAAGCCCGCATCCGCGACGGTGTCCGCATCCTCGCCGCCGCCGCAGGCGTGCAGCCCTGA
- a CDS encoding alpha/beta fold hydrolase, which produces MRTSRVHAFRHAGLIFDVSDTGPIDGPVIVLLHGFPGSRRTWDAVAPLLEAGGARVIAFDQRGYSPRARPYRRRDYRAADVTGDVLALLDALGSHRVHVVGHDWGGFVAWRLATPLRSD; this is translated from the coding sequence ATGCGCACTTCCCGCGTCCACGCTTTCCGTCACGCCGGCCTGATCTTCGACGTATCCGACACCGGGCCCATCGACGGACCGGTGATCGTTCTGCTGCACGGATTCCCGGGATCCCGTCGTACGTGGGACGCCGTCGCACCGCTGCTGGAGGCCGGCGGCGCCCGGGTGATCGCGTTCGATCAGCGCGGCTACTCCCCCCGCGCGCGACCGTACCGCCGACGCGACTACCGCGCCGCCGACGTCACCGGCGACGTGCTCGCCCTGCTCGACGCGCTCGGGAGCCACCGCGTGCACGTCGTCGGTCATGACTGGGGCGGATTCGTCGCGTGGCGGCTGGCGACCCCGCTCCGCAGCGACTGA
- a CDS encoding iron chaperone, which yields MAKTDTSDGLSAQEREAVKQRAKELRAQEKAGKNRAAGEKAVLEAIAALEPEDKALAEGVHAVVSEVAPELVPMTYYGMPGYANDEGKIVVFIQPARKFGTRYATIGFEDRAHLDDGDLWPVGFAVRAWTPAVQAKVTELVGAAVH from the coding sequence ATGGCCAAGACCGACACCTCCGACGGATTGAGCGCACAGGAGCGCGAAGCGGTGAAGCAGCGTGCGAAGGAGCTGCGCGCACAGGAGAAGGCCGGCAAGAACCGCGCTGCCGGGGAGAAGGCCGTCCTCGAGGCGATCGCCGCACTCGAACCCGAGGACAAGGCGCTGGCGGAGGGAGTGCATGCCGTGGTGAGCGAGGTCGCCCCCGAGCTGGTCCCCATGACCTACTACGGCATGCCGGGATACGCCAACGACGAGGGCAAGATCGTCGTCTTCATCCAGCCGGCGCGCAAATTCGGCACGCGCTACGCCACGATCGGGTTCGAGGATCGCGCGCACCTGGATGACGGCGACCTGTGGCCCGTCGGCTTCGCCGTGCGCGCATGGACTCCGGCGGTGCAGGCGAAGGTCACGGAACTGGTGGGCGCGGCGGTGCACTGA
- a CDS encoding VOC family protein, with the protein MSTSTPLAADTAMGAVTLNVADLDAMTSYYRDGVGLAVMEQTGPRVTLGRSGRPVVVLVHTPELRHAGPREAGLFHTAIVFDTEAALAAAVYSVARLRPASFTGSSDHLVSKAFYFDDPEGNGVELYWDRDRTTWSWIHGQVEMSTLFLDPNAYLREHLDERGLAGEAVGDARVGHIHLSVGDVATARDFYATTLGFDVTLALGDQAVFVSAGGYHHHMAMNVWNSRGAGRRQRTLGLGRVDLELPTSDDAGALAERLRHYRVPVRDDGGSVHFEDPWANDVSLTVAPSATS; encoded by the coding sequence ATGAGCACCAGCACACCCCTCGCCGCCGATACGGCGATGGGGGCGGTCACCCTGAACGTGGCGGACCTCGACGCGATGACGTCGTACTACCGGGACGGCGTCGGGCTGGCGGTGATGGAGCAGACGGGACCGCGTGTCACCCTCGGGCGCTCGGGACGGCCGGTCGTCGTGCTCGTGCACACCCCCGAACTGCGGCACGCGGGGCCGCGCGAGGCCGGCCTGTTCCACACGGCGATCGTCTTCGACACCGAGGCGGCGCTGGCCGCCGCGGTCTACTCCGTCGCCCGGCTGCGCCCGGCTTCCTTCACCGGGTCCAGCGACCACCTGGTCAGCAAGGCCTTCTACTTCGACGACCCCGAGGGCAACGGCGTCGAGCTGTACTGGGACCGCGACCGCACGACGTGGAGCTGGATCCACGGCCAGGTCGAGATGTCCACGCTGTTCCTGGATCCGAACGCCTATCTGCGGGAGCACCTGGACGAGCGCGGACTCGCCGGGGAGGCGGTCGGAGACGCCCGCGTCGGGCACATCCATCTGTCGGTCGGCGACGTCGCGACGGCGCGCGACTTCTACGCGACCACCCTCGGGTTCGACGTCACGCTCGCGCTGGGCGACCAGGCCGTGTTCGTCAGCGCCGGTGGATACCACCATCACATGGCGATGAACGTGTGGAACAGCCGCGGCGCGGGTCGCCGGCAGCGCACCCTGGGGCTCGGCCGCGTGGACCTCGAACTGCCGACCTCCGATGACGCCGGCGCGCTGGCCGAACGGCTCCGGCACTACCGGGTCCCCGTGCGCGACGACGGCGGGAGCGTGCACTTCGAGGACCCCTGGGCCAACGACGTCAGCCTCACCGTGGCCCCCTCGGCCACCTCGTGA
- a CDS encoding MarR family winged helix-turn-helix transcriptional regulator, with translation MTGASEAWRDLMLATHLLDTALERQAQRDGGISHGHFKMLVLLSAAHDQTLGLKSLAESLRFSPSRISHAITALEGQGLVARRPVTGGRRAFEATLTRKGRLLVGTVLRGQRREIRDPLLDGLGGEGTAALGDLSARIIALLDRENPDVADR, from the coding sequence GTGACCGGCGCCTCCGAGGCATGGCGCGACCTCATGCTCGCGACGCACCTCCTCGACACCGCACTCGAACGGCAGGCCCAGCGCGACGGCGGCATCTCGCACGGTCACTTCAAGATGCTCGTCCTCCTGAGCGCCGCGCACGATCAGACGCTCGGCCTGAAGAGCCTCGCGGAGTCGCTCCGCTTCTCCCCCAGCCGTATCAGCCATGCGATCACCGCGCTCGAGGGTCAGGGGCTCGTCGCGCGCCGCCCCGTCACGGGCGGGCGGCGCGCCTTCGAGGCGACCCTGACGCGGAAGGGACGGCTGCTCGTGGGCACCGTCCTGCGCGGGCAGCGGCGGGAGATCCGCGACCCCCTCCTGGACGGCCTGGGCGGTGAGGGCACAGCGGCCCTCGGCGACCTCAGCGCCCGCATCATCGCCCTGCTCGACCGCGAGAATCCGGACGTGGCCGACCGCTGA
- a CDS encoding helix-turn-helix transcriptional regulator, with the protein MPTTTARLLDLLSLLQARRDWPGAVLADRLGVSHRTVRRDVERLREMGYRVQAAMGPDGGYRLEAGSELPPLLFDDEQVIALTIALQAATVTGAGIEEGALKALAAVRQVLPSRLRHRLQAVEFTTAARTGDAPAPAVASEVLVAVSDAVRAREVLRFDQADAGTPVTGPAPPRRVEPHHLVAASGRWYLVAWDLDGDEWRIFRADRITPRTPTGPRFSPREVPGGDASEYMSARFKGSSAANAWPCTGSVVLHLPAGDVVPFAGDGAVEALGPDRCRYTAGSWSWVALAAALGRFDAEMDEVDPPELARAFTRLSARYERAAH; encoded by the coding sequence GTGCCCACGACCACTGCCCGACTGCTCGACCTGCTATCGCTCCTGCAGGCGCGACGGGACTGGCCGGGCGCTGTGCTGGCCGATCGGCTGGGGGTGAGTCACCGCACCGTCCGCCGCGACGTGGAGCGGCTGCGGGAGATGGGGTACCGCGTTCAGGCGGCGATGGGTCCGGACGGCGGGTACCGCCTGGAGGCGGGGAGCGAACTTCCGCCCCTGCTGTTCGACGACGAGCAGGTCATCGCTCTCACGATCGCCCTGCAGGCAGCGACGGTCACGGGCGCGGGCATCGAAGAAGGCGCGCTGAAAGCGCTCGCCGCTGTCCGCCAGGTCCTGCCCTCGCGCCTCCGCCACCGACTGCAGGCGGTCGAGTTCACCACCGCCGCACGCACGGGGGATGCTCCCGCTCCCGCGGTGGCTTCGGAGGTGCTCGTCGCCGTGTCCGATGCCGTCCGCGCCCGTGAGGTGCTGCGGTTCGATCAGGCCGACGCGGGCACCCCCGTGACGGGCCCGGCGCCACCGCGGCGAGTGGAGCCGCACCACCTCGTCGCTGCCTCGGGCCGCTGGTACCTGGTCGCGTGGGATCTCGACGGCGACGAGTGGCGCATCTTCCGCGCCGACCGGATCACTCCGCGCACCCCCACCGGTCCCCGCTTCTCGCCGCGGGAGGTCCCCGGTGGTGACGCATCGGAGTACATGTCGGCGCGCTTCAAGGGCTCGTCCGCGGCGAACGCGTGGCCCTGCACCGGCAGTGTCGTCCTGCACCTGCCGGCGGGGGACGTCGTGCCCTTCGCCGGGGATGGTGCCGTCGAAGCGCTCGGTCCCGACCGGTGCCGGTACACCGCCGGGTCGTGGTCCTGGGTCGCGCTGGCCGCCGCGCTGGGCCGTTTCGACGCGGAGATGGACGAGGTCGACCCGCCGGAACTTGCCCGCGCATTCACGCGGCTCTCGGCCCGCTACGAGCGGGCCGCACACTGA